GGCTAGAAACGTGGTATACTCATTTtatatgttcaatttggttggCCTAATAAGTAGAATTACAACCATTCAGAAATGGAAGCTATGAAGGACGTACTGCAGTGCGTACAGTACATCAAAGCTAGAGATTTGGCCTTAACATGCACATCATCACTAAAGTAAGAACAACTTCTCACTATTCTTCTGGTTTTCCGGCGCTATGACCTTCTCTCTAGTTGCACTGGGCTAATGTGCAGCCTACTCCCAGTGTTCCGTGTTCCTGGCTGATCATTACATGGTGAAATGTCACATCAGTTCATTATGCAGTGCAGCCAACGAGGCAGCACAGACTGGACCAGGCCACCCCAGTGCTACGCTGAAAATGTTCCCCAGCCAGAGTGCCTCTGAGGTCGTCACTGTTGCTCTCCAAATATATAATGAAGGGCTGCTGGTTTTAAAGAGCTTGTACGTCATGAATATTTCAGACGCTCTCGGCAGGTTTGTTGCTGTTCTTGTTTCCGCCCGACTAGATGGACAACGTTCAGACGTCAGATTGCTTTAGAACGGAGCGCTGCCCAGGCTGATTCCTCTGCCACTGGGGAGCACGGTGCTATCCTGAGCCAATATGTGAACCAGCCATTCACCCCCACATTGTCCCTGTTATACCCAGCTCACCGCCCCTCACACCAACCAACAGCTTAGCATTAGTAGAATGTGTCTGCCTGCACAGCTCAAGCTGACATAATAAAGGTGGCACTTGTCCCATGTTCATGCATTGAAATGATCAGCTCTCTCACCGTTGTTATCGACGACCGAAAAGTTGCCGTTCGGCTTCACCAATGTGAAGCTGAATGCGGGCAAATGATCATCTTTGTCTGTCGCACTTATGGTCCCAATCACCTGTGTGAGGGGAAAACATTTTAAGAAAGACTTAATGCAAGTTTCAGAAAAGTTTGATGGCTTAGATGACATCTAACTCTGGAAAAAAATCCTACCGTGCCAGCCATATCATTTTCACAAACGAATATCTCTTCAATGGACAGCTCTGGTTTATTGTCATTGATATCAATGACCAGTATGTTGACGTTCACAAAAGATTCCAGTCCTGAAGAGGAGACGGGAAACATCATTTTATTATTGCGAAACACCTAAACCCTACTAGTTATTtcgataaaaaaatgttttggacaTGAATTACATTTCACGCAATAAACGGGTATGAATAAGATTAAAGATGATGGCTAATGCCATACCATTGGGTTCCTCCTTAGCTTTAACCTGGAACATGTGATTCGCTACAAGCTCCCGATCCAGCTTCCTCACTGTGAAAAGTTGTCCAGTTATGGGGTTGATACCAATGGGACTGTCCTTGTCCTCGATGGAATACCTGTAGAGGGGGCATTGAAACATTATCGAAATCGCCTCTCAGAAAAGAGTTCTATGTTAATTCTAGCTTCAGCAGCATGTGTCAATTAGTGAAGGTGTTGAATACCTTATGGCCTTGTTGGCTTTATCAGGATCTCTGGCTGAAACGACTCcaatattattgaccataatttCCTCTATCACATTAAAGTTGTAGAGGCTCTCGCTGAATTCTGGCTGCTCATCAACGTCTAGCACCTGGATGGTCACCTGGGCCTTGATCACGGGATTGTCCTTATTATCCACAGGGGACTGCAAGTGGTTCTCCCTCACGTGCACAAAGAACGTGTAGCTGCTCTTGGTTTCGTAATCCAGTCCCTGAAAAGAAGTTAAGGAATGTTACGGAAAAAACTCAGTACATGGACTATACGTATAATCTTCAGCAAATGTGTCCCAACCATATATGTTCCGTACATCGTTACCTATAATGTACAGACTGTACtgatcttttttttctctccccagaATATTTTAAGCAGTTTAATTTTCATACCTTAATAATGCCCTTCAAGGAGTCTTTCAAGGACAATCATTTTCATATGTGCTTCAAAGAGTGCATGGTCTTATTTTTTTAGTCTCTGCTACTGTATAGTTTAGTGTTATGCATCCCTCTGTGATGCTCATATCTACTGTAGAGTTTAGTGTTATGCATCCCTCTGTGACGCTCATATCTACTGTAGAGTTTAGGACACATTGGGAAAGCATTCAACCTGGTTGCACGATAGAGACAAATGTGGatcgttttttttggggggtggtaaaaataaaataacagttcAGGATGAGTGAAATACCTGTTTCAGCATGAGGTTGCCGTCTTTGTTCTGACTGCGCTCCATTTCAAATGTGTCAGATGGAGGTTCTATGGTGACGATTGGGTCTTTATTCTGGATCTCATCTCTGTCCTCCAGGACTATGGTGTCTATTCTCTGTCCCCGCTTCATGTCCTCTTTCACACTAAATACATAGGAACCTAGGGAAAAAGACACTCTGCATGTCAGTAAGAGAAACGTCTGAGGCACGGCATTATGGGAAAAATCCCTCATTTGCTGCTAGGAATTCCATAACAATCATTCATATTTAGGTTTAGCTCCTATAAGACCAATAATTGTCAATGTACTCTATATAGCAGTCAGGGATGTTCTATTTTGCCCTTACGTTTGGTAAATGTGGCTATGTTATCATTGATGTCGCTGACTGCGATTGTGACAGAGGTGGTGGCGGTGCCCCCTTGTTTAAGTCCTCTCAGATCCTGGGCTTGAACCACAACCACATAGCTACTCTGGGTCTCACGGTCCAGGTTCTCATACTTGGTGGTGATAATCCCTGAAATGAAGCACATTCATTTAGTCTTTGATTCATGACTTTGATTCAGCACAACAATAAATTAATATTGGGTTATTAGGAAATATTATTGAAAAGAGATGTAGATACTGTACAATGGACTTTATGCAGTATGAGTTCAAATTAATGATCTCCTACCCGTTGTGTTGTCTATATTGAAGAAATCTCCCCCCTCTAATAATGTGTAAGCAAGTTCTCCATTTGCAGTCGTTGGATCATCTGCATCAGTGGCAGTGACTTCTATCACTTTAGTTCCTACACAGGGAAGAAATAAAGGGAAGTGATTTAGCAAAAGCACTTTTTAATATCCAGCACAATCACCCTTGTGTTTATTATTTGACCTCCTGTACCGCTTTTGGATCTCTCTTTGATAGAAGCGCTGAACGATTTGGTAAACACCGGATCGTTGTCATTAATGTCAGTAACCAGGATCACAAACTCCTCCACTTTCTCCACCAATATGTTGCTCGTATCAAACAGCTTGGCACTTAGAAGGTATTTGCTTTTCTCCTCTCGATCCAATCGTTCAGTGACATAGATGTGTCCTTTTTCATCCACTTTGAAGATAGTGTTGGCACCTTCTCCTTTAATGACATAGTGTGTCCCGTCACCAGATTTAGTTGACTTTAACTACAAATAGAAAAACAGAAGACAATGTTAAGATAAGACATCCTATCTATCAGATATATTGTTGCTGTATTTTCTCATTCAACTCTCTGGCATTCTACCAGAGCCTCAAAGGTCCACCTACATGTGTAGGTGTACAACGACATACCTTTCCGATATAGTATTGTTTGTTGGTTGGCCTTTCCTCCTCTACGTAAAGGTTGTTCCACAACCACTCTCGCTTGTGCCTGTGGAGAACTGGGCTGGTTTGGAGTGCTGGCCTCTGGTCCACATGTTCAGCCATGGTTAGACTGAGGGTCACGGCCAAGGCAAAGAGACCCATCCACATCTCTGGCCCAGTCATCTGCCTCCATGCAGACTTTCTCATCATCTGAAGGAAGCAAGGGAGAAGCTGAGGAATAGCAGAGAATTCAATTTGGGCCATTGAGACCACTCACGTCTCAGGCAACACACCTGGCTCAAAAATGATTTGCCTTCTTTCAATTGCTTAGCTATTACTTTAGGTACGTTTAATTAAGCTTGGCTGGCATGCCCGGTGGGTAGGTTTGGCACTTTTGGGAGTTTTCCACTAGAAAAGTTGAATGGACACTTTCTTTAAATGGACGCTTTCCTTGTGGTCAAGAGGATAGCTAAGCATTAAAGAAGTCCATCCCAGATAATGTACTTTGTCTGGATTATTACACTCTTATTGTTGCCAGCCCTTAAGC
This window of the Oncorhynchus tshawytscha isolate Ot180627B linkage group LG12, Otsh_v2.0, whole genome shotgun sequence genome carries:
- the LOC112232226 gene encoding cadherin-5 isoform X1, which translates into the protein MMRKSAWRQMTGPEMWMGLFALAVTLSLTMAEHVDQRPALQTSPVLHRHKREWLWNNLYVEEERPTNKQYYIGKLKSTKSGDGTHYVIKGEGANTIFKVDEKGHIYVTERLDREEKSKYLLSAKLFDTSNILVEKVEEFVILVTDINDNDPVFTKSFSASIKERSKSGTGGTKVIEVTATDADDPTTANGELAYTLLEGGDFFNIDNTTGIITTKYENLDRETQSSYVVVVQAQDLRGLKQGGTATTSVTIAVSDINDNIATFTKRSYVFSVKEDMKRGQRIDTIVLEDRDEIQNKDPIVTIEPPSDTFEMERSQNKDGNLMLKQGLDYETKSSYTFFVHVRENHLQSPVDNKDNPVIKAQVTIQVLDVDEQPEFSESLYNFNVIEEIMVNNIGVVSARDPDKANKAIRYSIEDKDSPIGINPITGQLFTVRKLDRELVANHMFQVKAKEEPNGLESFVNVNILVIDINDNKPELSIEEIFVCENDMAGTVIGTISATDKDDHLPAFSFTLVKPNGNFSVVDNNDNTSNIVLKHGGFSLEDSRDYVIEIGISDGGRPPMSSITTLPIKVCRCDNKRIHTQCKAAQLKMGVGVYTLIPILCILTILIIVILIAMRKRHQKDALVTLGKSEIHEQLVTYDEEGGGEMDTNGYDVSILTSARNDGSMSMRQGPSLYAMVKKPPTACKGDMAVMIEVKKDEADHDRDGIPYDTLHIYGYEGPESLAGSLSSLDSSSTGSSLDYDFLNDWGPRFKTLAELYGVDGSEGSDSLY
- the LOC112232226 gene encoding cadherin-5 isoform X2 — translated: MMRKSAWRQMTGPEMWMGLFALAVTLSLTMAEHVDQRPALQTSPVLHRHKREWLWNNLYVEEERPTNKQYYIGKLKSTKSGDGTHYVIKGEGANTIFKVDEKGHIYVTERLDREEKSKYLLSAKLFDTSNILVEKVEEFVILVTDINDNDPVFTKSFSASIKERSKSGTKVIEVTATDADDPTTANGELAYTLLEGGDFFNIDNTTGIITTKYENLDRETQSSYVVVVQAQDLRGLKQGGTATTSVTIAVSDINDNIATFTKRSYVFSVKEDMKRGQRIDTIVLEDRDEIQNKDPIVTIEPPSDTFEMERSQNKDGNLMLKQGLDYETKSSYTFFVHVRENHLQSPVDNKDNPVIKAQVTIQVLDVDEQPEFSESLYNFNVIEEIMVNNIGVVSARDPDKANKAIRYSIEDKDSPIGINPITGQLFTVRKLDRELVANHMFQVKAKEEPNGLESFVNVNILVIDINDNKPELSIEEIFVCENDMAGTVIGTISATDKDDHLPAFSFTLVKPNGNFSVVDNNDNTSNIVLKHGGFSLEDSRDYVIEIGISDGGRPPMSSITTLPIKVCRCDNKRIHTQCKAAQLKMGVGVYTLIPILCILTILIIVILIAMRKRHQKDALVTLGKSEIHEQLVTYDEEGGGEMDTNGYDVSILTSARNDGSMSMRQGPSLYAMVKKPPTACKGDMAVMIEVKKDEADHDRDGIPYDTLHIYGYEGPESLAGSLSSLDSSSTGSSLDYDFLNDWGPRFKTLAELYGVDGSEGSDSLY